A genome region from Archaeoglobus fulgidus DSM 4304 includes the following:
- a CDS encoding DUF2150 family protein → MEFYSQSRFSNWVNKIAETELDEDNPETFAVFDQMLEDVIIACLSIIRAVKEREIRKADAVKEVEKILGLIPNHDFGDELKNELFQFTLESIKAVLLSFRLYFEGKISKKSFEALLKDALKKEQSGDYEGSLNAVAQMGAKVIKGEQLPELDIPEDSAVISWIDGIDAISSVLELSKIDAPTE, encoded by the coding sequence ATGGAGTTCTACAGCCAGTCAAGGTTCAGCAACTGGGTAAACAAGATAGCTGAAACGGAACTTGATGAGGACAATCCGGAAACTTTCGCGGTATTTGATCAGATGCTCGAAGACGTCATAATTGCCTGCCTCAGCATAATAAGGGCCGTCAAGGAAAGGGAAATCAGGAAGGCTGACGCGGTGAAGGAAGTGGAGAAGATTTTAGGGCTGATTCCCAACCACGACTTCGGAGATGAGCTCAAAAACGAGCTCTTCCAGTTCACTCTGGAAAGCATCAAGGCCGTTCTGCTGTCTTTCAGGCTCTACTTTGAGGGCAAAATCAGCAAAAAGAGCTTTGAGGCTCTGCTCAAAGATGCTTTGAAAAAGGAGCAGAGCGGAGACTACGAGGGCTCACTCAACGCAGTTGCTCAGATGGGAGCGAAGGTTATCAAGGGTGAGCAGCTTCCCGAGCTGGACATTCCTGAAGACAGTGCAGTAATTAGCTGGATTGACGGGATTGACGCAATAAGCTCCGTTCTTGAGTTAAGCAAGATTGATGCCCCTACCGAGTGA
- a CDS encoding DUF5611 family protein — translation MREYRFKRGFKPTAERLEEMLNKHFGGFEVEGEYYVVKNFGAIEVLRLKLENKRLYAESKTRLTNDETALKTLKTYNKFLEELTGYTAKERQKLMKKEIEGKD, via the coding sequence ATGCGTGAGTACAGGTTCAAGAGGGGGTTCAAGCCAACTGCAGAAAGACTGGAGGAGATGCTCAACAAGCACTTCGGCGGTTTTGAGGTTGAGGGGGAGTACTATGTTGTGAAGAACTTCGGCGCCATAGAGGTTCTGAGGCTCAAGCTTGAGAACAAGAGGCTCTACGCAGAATCTAAGACGAGGCTGACGAATGATGAGACGGCTTTAAAAACGCTTAAGACCTACAACAAGTTTCTCGAAGAGCTTACCGGTTACACTGCAAAGGAGAGGCAGAAGCTGATGAAGAAGGAGATTGAAGGGAAGGATTAA
- a CDS encoding bifunctional N(6)-L-threonylcarbamoyladenine synthase/serine/threonine protein kinase has product MIALGIEGTAWSLSIGVVDEEGVIALENDPYIPKEGGIHPREASQHHSERLPSLLSRVFEKVDKNSIDVVAFSQGPGMGPCLRVVATAARLLAIKLEKPLVGVNHCLAHVEVGRWQTGARKPVSLYVSGGNSQVIARRGNRYRVFGETLDIGIGNALDKLARHMGLKHPGGPKIEELAKKGQKYHFLPYVVKGMDFSFSGMVTAAQRLFDSGVRMEDVAFSFQETAFAMLTEVTERALAYLDLNEVLLVGGVAANKRLQEMLRIMCEDRGAKFYVPPKELAGDNGAMIAYTGLLMYKHGHQTPVEKSYVRPDFRIEDVEVNWD; this is encoded by the coding sequence ATGATTGCTCTCGGAATAGAGGGCACGGCCTGGAGTTTGAGCATAGGTGTTGTTGATGAGGAGGGCGTTATAGCCCTCGAAAATGACCCCTACATCCCGAAAGAGGGAGGGATACACCCGAGAGAGGCTTCACAGCATCACAGCGAAAGGCTCCCCTCCCTGCTTTCAAGAGTTTTTGAGAAAGTCGATAAGAATTCCATCGACGTCGTTGCCTTTTCTCAGGGCCCCGGAATGGGGCCTTGTCTCAGAGTTGTGGCGACCGCAGCCAGACTTCTGGCCATTAAGCTCGAAAAACCCCTTGTCGGTGTAAACCACTGCCTCGCCCACGTTGAGGTAGGGAGGTGGCAAACTGGTGCAAGAAAGCCGGTTTCTCTCTACGTGAGCGGCGGAAACAGTCAGGTCATTGCAAGGAGGGGGAACAGGTACAGAGTTTTCGGCGAGACGCTCGACATAGGTATAGGCAACGCCTTGGACAAATTGGCGAGGCACATGGGACTCAAACATCCCGGTGGGCCTAAGATAGAGGAGCTTGCAAAGAAGGGGCAAAAATACCACTTTCTGCCATACGTGGTAAAGGGGATGGACTTCTCCTTCAGCGGTATGGTTACTGCAGCACAGCGCCTTTTTGATTCAGGAGTTAGAATGGAGGACGTTGCATTCAGCTTCCAGGAGACTGCCTTCGCAATGCTGACGGAGGTGACGGAAAGAGCCCTCGCCTATCTTGATCTGAACGAGGTGCTGCTTGTTGGTGGTGTAGCTGCAAACAAAAGGCTGCAGGAGATGCTCAGAATTATGTGCGAGGACAGGGGAGCAAAATTTTATGTGCCGCCAAAAGAGCTCGCCGGAGACAACGGGGCGATGATTGCCTATACCGGCCTGCTGATGTACAAGCACGGTCACCAGACTCCCGTAGAGAAATCCTACGTCAGGCCCGATTTCAGAATAGAGGATGTTGAGGTAAATTGGGATTAA
- a CDS encoding 30S ribosomal protein S27ae, translated as MAKGAESIYRYYEIKGEKVVRKKKFCPRCGEGVFLAEHKDRLSCGKCGYTEFKKK; from the coding sequence ATGGCTAAAGGTGCGGAAAGCATTTACAGATACTACGAGATAAAGGGCGAGAAAGTCGTAAGAAAGAAGAAATTCTGTCCGAGATGTGGTGAGGGAGTCTTCTTAGCTGAGCACAAGGACAGGCTAAGCTGCGGCAAGTGCGGCTACACTGAGTTCAAGAAGAAATGA
- a CDS encoding 30S ribosomal protein S24e: MEVYVEKERHNPLLRRREVYCRLSFEGKTPSRKEVRGKIAGLMNAEPERVVVDYIKTEFGKTEAKCYVKIYDTVEDLQKIEEEHIIERNKVEEQAEEAEEAEAGAAE; the protein is encoded by the coding sequence TTGGAGGTTTACGTTGAGAAAGAAAGGCACAACCCTCTGCTGAGGAGGAGAGAGGTTTACTGCAGACTGAGCTTCGAGGGAAAAACACCCTCCAGAAAGGAGGTCAGGGGCAAAATAGCGGGGCTGATGAACGCCGAGCCGGAAAGAGTTGTTGTGGACTACATAAAAACCGAATTTGGCAAAACAGAGGCGAAGTGCTACGTTAAAATCTACGACACGGTTGAAGACCTGCAGAAGATAGAGGAGGAGCACATAATCGAGAGAAACAAGGTTGAGGAGCAGGCTGAAGAAGCTGAGGAGGCTGAAGCTGGCGCTGCCGAGTAA
- a CDS encoding GTP-dependent dephospho-CoA kinase family protein: MKGLRLPESMREELAKPHGKLYRGKGEKLLLEVEEISEAKPFCTVGDLVTASAIKVGLTPDLAVADGKTLREENVEFEQEAFDEVIETTNPPAHISCELISALLKALKLCEDGKKVLVFVDGEEDLAVVPLVKLLPLGALILYGQPGEGVVALKVDEEKKVLILNLLNKMEIIGECDELKYLLGGD; the protein is encoded by the coding sequence ATGAAGGGGCTTAGACTTCCTGAGAGCATGCGCGAAGAGCTTGCAAAACCGCACGGGAAGCTTTACAGGGGCAAGGGGGAGAAACTGCTGCTTGAGGTGGAGGAAATCTCGGAAGCAAAGCCCTTTTGCACAGTCGGAGATTTGGTGACCGCTTCAGCCATCAAAGTCGGTCTAACTCCAGATTTGGCTGTTGCCGACGGAAAAACGCTGAGAGAGGAAAATGTTGAGTTCGAACAGGAGGCTTTCGATGAAGTAATCGAAACAACCAATCCTCCCGCTCACATATCCTGCGAGCTTATTTCCGCCCTCCTCAAAGCCTTAAAGCTGTGCGAAGATGGAAAGAAGGTTCTCGTGTTTGTTGACGGTGAGGAGGACCTTGCAGTTGTCCCACTCGTAAAATTGCTCCCTCTTGGAGCTTTGATCCTTTACGGTCAGCCGGGAGAGGGTGTCGTGGCATTGAAGGTTGACGAGGAGAAGAAAGTTCTAATACTCAACCTGCTTAACAAGATGGAGATAATCGGAGAATGTGATGAGTTGAAGTACTTGCTTGGAGGTGATTGA
- the spt4 gene encoding transcription elongation factor subunit Spt4, producing the protein MAELACKNCRFINVDTNICRNCGSTDLTKEWYGYVVIVDPEKSEIAKRLEIKIPGKYALRVG; encoded by the coding sequence ATGGCCGAGCTTGCATGCAAGAACTGCAGGTTCATAAATGTTGACACCAACATCTGCAGAAATTGCGGAAGCACTGACCTGACGAAGGAGTGGTACGGTTACGTCGTAATTGTTGACCCCGAAAAGAGCGAGATTGCAAAGAGGCTCGAAATCAAAATACCGGGCAAATACGCCCTGAGAGTAGGATGA
- the rpoE gene encoding DNA-directed RNA polymerase yields the protein MYARIKLRDTVRVPPSKLGEDIEKVINSLLWEQFEGRLDREYGMIIGIESIEEIGEGRIIEGDGGVYFDVVFNAICFRPLHQEVVEGEVIEIVEFGAFVSIGPFDALLHMSQVTDDYMVFDEKNKRLVGRETKKVLQEGDKVRARIVSLSLKEREPEKSKIGLTMRQPWLGALKWIEEEIEKLMKESGV from the coding sequence ATGTACGCCCGTATAAAACTCAGAGATACTGTTAGGGTTCCTCCATCAAAGCTTGGAGAGGATATTGAAAAGGTAATCAACTCCCTCCTCTGGGAGCAGTTTGAGGGCAGGCTCGACAGAGAGTACGGAATGATCATAGGCATCGAAAGCATAGAAGAGATAGGAGAGGGCAGAATTATTGAAGGGGACGGAGGAGTTTACTTCGACGTCGTTTTCAATGCTATATGCTTCAGACCGCTCCACCAAGAGGTCGTGGAGGGGGAGGTCATCGAAATCGTAGAGTTCGGAGCGTTCGTTTCCATCGGCCCATTCGACGCTCTTCTGCACATGAGTCAGGTTACCGATGACTACATGGTGTTTGACGAGAAGAACAAGAGGCTGGTGGGGAGGGAAACTAAAAAGGTTCTTCAGGAGGGTGACAAGGTAAGGGCAAGAATCGTTTCGCTCAGCCTCAAGGAGAGAGAGCCTGAGAAGAGCAAGATTGGTCTCACCATGAGGCAGCCCTGGCTTGGGGCGCTGAAGTGGATTGAGGAGGAGATTGAGAAGCTCATGAAGGAGAGTGGGGTTTGA
- a CDS encoding Lrp/AsnC family transcriptional regulator — MIDEKNLKILEAIAKGLSLEEIAEYAGVSKKTAYNRIKMLEDMGIVKKVKRTWEIDYKKAECDTIGILLLGVHNDYEGLKKITERLAKFDFVEKIYKLVGSNYNLLVVVRYKNLKELVSEGEKFLEWLQRSGIKIDSMAQFVGETVKDSRRTILL, encoded by the coding sequence ATGATTGATGAAAAAAATCTGAAGATCCTGGAAGCAATAGCGAAAGGCCTCTCTCTTGAAGAAATCGCCGAATATGCCGGAGTTTCCAAGAAAACGGCTTACAACAGAATAAAGATGCTCGAAGACATGGGAATAGTGAAAAAGGTGAAAAGAACATGGGAAATCGATTACAAGAAGGCGGAGTGCGACACGATCGGGATTCTTCTTCTGGGAGTGCACAACGATTACGAGGGGCTGAAGAAGATAACGGAAAGGCTTGCGAAGTTCGACTTCGTGGAAAAGATATACAAGCTCGTTGGCTCCAATTACAATCTTCTGGTCGTTGTGCGATACAAGAATCTGAAGGAGCTTGTTTCTGAGGGAGAAAAATTCCTTGAGTGGTTGCAGAGGAGCGGGATAAAGATAGACTCAATGGCCCAGTTTGTTGGGGAGACGGTGAAGGATAGCCGGCGTACAATTCTGCTGTGA
- a CDS encoding 3-hydroxyacyl-CoA dehydrogenase/enoyl-CoA hydratase family protein → MKVLVVGAGTMGHGIAEVCALAGNEVILCDINENILKNALSRIEWSVRKLEQKGRIKGADDVLKRLKTTTDLVEAAKEADFVIEAVVEKTEVKHEVFKTLDENCRDDVILATNTSTIPITDIAMATKRKDKVVGLHFFNPPTLIRLVEIIRGRDTSDETVRKTVEFAKSIGMDYVLVERDVPGFLINRINIRVFVEAIRLLEEGFKPEQIDAAVKYRAGLPMGLFEVVDFSGVDTVYNVLNEVRKRGFEVEVPGLLERMVLEGRLGMKTGKGFYEYSGFYTRAKISKDLAYSVNPINLLAPGINEAAWLIRNGIATKEDIDKATVKGMGYPKGILDFADSYGIDRVVSVLETRKGKTGLKEYEPDELLKELKENGKLGKKTGEGFYKWNYELEDIGPVRYEKRHNYAVITMRRAEKLNALNEEMWVGLTKAFRKARLDRDVRAVIITGEGRAFCAGDDIAVMGSWKSFRDGVEFFENIAMPLVSELADYDKPIISLVNGNAFGGGMELNMFFDIVIASEDASFAVPEGLIGAIPPIASSFGYALFGRRMAYYALTGETMDAKEAKEFGLVDLVVPKHCLEDAGIEHVDKVCRVAPLAAQSIKRSMNAVRQLFRNALELAGKEIELLIPTEDFAEGMAAFVQKRRPQWKGR, encoded by the coding sequence ATGAAGGTTCTTGTGGTCGGTGCGGGCACGATGGGGCACGGAATTGCTGAAGTTTGTGCCCTTGCTGGAAATGAGGTAATTCTCTGCGACATAAACGAGAACATTTTGAAAAATGCGCTCTCAAGGATAGAGTGGAGCGTCAGAAAGCTTGAACAAAAGGGAAGGATAAAAGGGGCAGATGATGTGCTGAAGAGGCTGAAAACCACAACGGATTTGGTTGAAGCTGCTAAAGAGGCTGATTTCGTCATAGAGGCTGTTGTCGAGAAGACCGAAGTGAAGCATGAGGTCTTCAAAACTCTTGATGAGAACTGCAGGGATGACGTCATTCTCGCCACGAACACCTCCACCATTCCAATAACAGACATAGCGATGGCAACAAAGAGAAAGGACAAGGTTGTGGGGCTGCACTTCTTCAACCCTCCAACTCTGATAAGGCTGGTTGAAATAATAAGGGGGAGAGACACGAGCGATGAAACTGTAAGGAAAACCGTTGAGTTTGCCAAATCAATTGGAATGGACTACGTTCTCGTTGAGAGGGACGTTCCCGGGTTTTTGATTAACAGGATAAACATAAGGGTTTTCGTGGAGGCGATAAGGCTGCTTGAGGAGGGTTTTAAACCTGAGCAGATTGATGCAGCCGTTAAATACAGAGCAGGGCTGCCTATGGGCCTCTTCGAGGTTGTTGACTTCAGCGGAGTTGATACGGTTTACAATGTCCTCAATGAAGTGAGGAAGAGGGGCTTTGAGGTGGAGGTGCCTGGACTGCTCGAGAGAATGGTTTTAGAGGGCAGGCTGGGGATGAAGACTGGCAAAGGCTTCTATGAGTACAGTGGCTTTTACACGAGGGCTAAAATCTCAAAAGACCTTGCATACAGCGTCAACCCGATAAATCTGCTGGCTCCGGGGATTAACGAGGCTGCGTGGCTGATAAGAAACGGAATCGCAACGAAAGAAGACATAGACAAGGCAACGGTGAAGGGAATGGGCTATCCGAAGGGCATTCTGGACTTTGCCGACAGCTATGGCATAGACAGGGTTGTTTCGGTGCTGGAAACGAGGAAGGGGAAGACGGGACTGAAGGAGTACGAGCCGGATGAGCTGCTGAAAGAGCTTAAGGAGAATGGAAAGCTCGGAAAGAAGACCGGAGAGGGTTTTTACAAGTGGAACTACGAACTTGAGGATATCGGGCCAGTAAGGTATGAGAAGAGGCACAACTATGCAGTTATAACCATGAGAAGGGCTGAGAAGCTGAATGCCTTAAACGAGGAGATGTGGGTTGGTTTGACAAAGGCTTTCAGGAAGGCGAGGCTTGACAGGGATGTTAGGGCTGTAATCATAACTGGAGAGGGGAGAGCCTTCTGCGCTGGAGACGACATAGCTGTAATGGGCTCTTGGAAAAGCTTCAGGGATGGCGTTGAGTTCTTCGAGAACATTGCCATGCCCCTCGTTTCGGAGCTTGCTGACTACGACAAGCCCATAATATCTCTTGTGAACGGAAATGCGTTCGGTGGAGGGATGGAGCTCAACATGTTCTTTGACATCGTTATAGCCAGCGAAGATGCAAGCTTTGCCGTTCCTGAGGGGCTGATTGGAGCTATCCCGCCTATCGCCTCATCCTTCGGATACGCCCTTTTCGGCAGGAGGATGGCCTACTACGCCCTAACTGGAGAGACGATGGATGCTAAAGAAGCTAAGGAGTTCGGGCTGGTTGATTTAGTTGTGCCGAAGCACTGCTTGGAGGATGCGGGGATAGAGCACGTTGATAAGGTTTGCAGAGTTGCTCCCTTAGCGGCGCAGTCGATAAAGAGGTCGATGAATGCTGTAAGGCAGCTTTTCAGGAACGCCTTAGAGCTTGCTGGAAAGGAGATTGAGCTTCTAATCCCAACTGAGGACTTTGCTGAGGGAATGGCGGCCTTTGTTCAGAAAAGGCGACCTCAGTGGAAGGGCAGGTAA
- a CDS encoding serine aminopeptidase domain-containing protein — protein sequence MKNIKMPVLVLAAEKDHITPPESVTAFFEKIPSKDKKLLLSDKGHIGLTVSGSSHRKIWPEAIKWVVERSK from the coding sequence TTGAAAAACATCAAAATGCCCGTTCTCGTTCTTGCTGCAGAGAAGGACCACATAACTCCACCAGAGTCCGTTACAGCCTTCTTTGAGAAGATTCCGTCTAAGGACAAAAAGTTGCTTCTGTCTGATAAAGGGCATATCGGTCTAACTGTCAGCGGAAGCTCGCACAGAAAAATCTGGCCGGAAGCTATAAAATGGGTGGTGGAGAGGTCAAAATGA
- a CDS encoding MaoC family dehydratase — protein sequence MMSLLEEMKGIYSKKGGKVKPFEKFEGELKEGYRFEYEKKLCEIDVAMFGLISGDLNPVHFDEDFASKTRFGGRVVHGMLTTSLVSAAVARLPGTVVLLEQSFRYTSPVRIGDVVRVEGVVSGVEKNRYTIDVKCYTGDKVVAEGVVKVLIW from the coding sequence ATGATGAGCCTTCTGGAAGAGATGAAGGGAATCTACTCCAAGAAAGGAGGGAAGGTTAAGCCTTTTGAGAAGTTTGAAGGTGAGTTGAAGGAAGGATACAGGTTTGAGTATGAAAAGAAGCTCTGCGAAATTGACGTGGCGATGTTCGGCTTAATCTCTGGTGACCTGAATCCTGTGCACTTTGATGAGGACTTTGCCTCAAAAACGAGATTTGGAGGCAGAGTCGTGCACGGAATGCTGACAACAAGCCTCGTTTCTGCCGCTGTTGCAAGGCTTCCCGGCACTGTGGTGCTGCTTGAACAATCTTTCCGCTACACCTCCCCCGTAAGAATTGGAGACGTTGTGAGGGTTGAGGGAGTGGTTAGCGGTGTGGAGAAAAACCGCTACACAATCGACGTCAAGTGCTATACAGGCGATAAAGTTGTTGCAGAGGGCGTGGTTAAGGTGCTCATCTGGTAA
- a CDS encoding radical SAM/SPASM domain-containing protein: MISLSKLIAGEATVSRQITYGGDSSFIPEKLKQFASSLRPIVVWNVTNRCNLRCLHCYASANSDFSELTTEQCFQIVDSLAEFKVPLILFSGGEPLLREDIFEIAGYAKKKGIKSVLSTNGTLIDRDMAENLKVFEYVGVSLDGVASTNDRFRGVEGAYERAFKGLLMASEVVLSGIRFTVSKYNYKDVFSLIELAREHEIPRFCLYHLVPSGRAEFKDDITNEQRRALLDNLLREAEKEGMEIMTVDNPADGIYTYLKLKEADSEKAEMALEFLKFRGGDSSGIRLANIDHQGNVHPNQFWWDYTVGNVLERSFEEIWMGEDELLKKLREKTKYLRDKCGKCHFKEICGGFRVRAYRYGDLWGADPSCYLTDDEIQ; encoded by the coding sequence ATGATCAGTCTGAGCAAGCTTATTGCGGGAGAAGCGACGGTTTCAAGGCAGATAACCTACGGAGGGGATTCCAGCTTCATTCCTGAAAAGCTCAAGCAGTTTGCCTCATCCCTCCGCCCCATTGTCGTCTGGAATGTTACGAACAGATGCAACTTGCGATGCCTTCACTGCTACGCATCCGCCAATTCCGATTTTTCGGAGTTAACGACAGAGCAGTGCTTCCAGATTGTGGACTCCCTTGCCGAGTTTAAAGTCCCGCTAATCCTCTTCAGCGGTGGTGAACCCCTTTTAAGGGAAGATATCTTCGAAATTGCTGGTTACGCTAAAAAGAAGGGGATAAAGAGTGTTCTGTCCACCAACGGAACTCTCATTGACAGAGATATGGCAGAAAATCTTAAGGTTTTTGAGTACGTTGGAGTTAGCCTCGATGGCGTTGCTTCAACCAATGACAGGTTCAGGGGAGTCGAGGGGGCCTACGAAAGGGCATTTAAGGGACTGCTAATGGCCTCAGAAGTTGTTTTATCTGGAATAAGGTTCACCGTGAGCAAATACAACTACAAAGATGTTTTTTCTCTCATCGAGCTGGCGAGGGAGCACGAAATTCCGAGATTCTGCCTCTACCACCTCGTCCCATCCGGCAGAGCGGAGTTCAAGGACGACATCACCAACGAGCAGAGAAGGGCTCTCCTCGATAACCTTCTCAGGGAGGCTGAGAAAGAGGGAATGGAGATTATGACGGTGGACAATCCCGCGGATGGAATCTACACCTACCTGAAGCTGAAAGAGGCTGATTCTGAAAAGGCAGAGATGGCTCTTGAGTTCTTGAAGTTCAGAGGCGGAGACAGCAGCGGAATAAGGCTCGCAAACATCGACCATCAGGGCAATGTTCACCCCAACCAGTTCTGGTGGGACTACACTGTCGGAAATGTCTTGGAGAGGAGCTTCGAGGAAATATGGATGGGTGAGGACGAGTTGCTGAAAAAGCTTAGGGAGAAAACCAAGTATCTCAGGGATAAATGCGGGAAGTGTCACTTTAAGGAAATATGTGGAGGGTTCAGAGTTAGAGCTTACCGCTACGGCGATTTGTGGGGTGCTGACCCCAGCTGCTATTTGACGGATGATGAGATACAGTAA
- a CDS encoding TIGR00725 family protein produces MQIGVIGAGECDEETYRIAYRVGELIAEKGHVLINGGLGGVMEASAKGAKSKGGLVVAILPRKKDLCNDFADIRIATDMGHARNVIIVHSSDALISVGGGYGTISEIAIALKEGKRVASLKPPVVIEGMRVFETPEEAVNYCISSSVK; encoded by the coding sequence ATGCAGATTGGGGTTATAGGAGCGGGAGAGTGCGATGAGGAGACTTACAGAATTGCGTACAGAGTTGGGGAGCTTATTGCCGAGAAAGGGCACGTGCTGATAAACGGGGGCCTCGGAGGGGTGATGGAGGCCAGTGCCAAGGGGGCGAAAAGCAAGGGTGGGCTGGTTGTTGCCATTCTGCCGAGGAAAAAAGATCTCTGCAACGATTTTGCCGACATCAGGATTGCGACGGACATGGGACATGCAAGAAACGTAATAATCGTCCACTCCAGCGACGCTTTGATTTCTGTGGGCGGTGGTTACGGAACAATTTCGGAGATAGCCATTGCACTCAAGGAGGGGAAGAGGGTCGCCTCTCTCAAGCCTCCTGTCGTGATTGAGGGGATGAGGGTTTTTGAGACTCCGGAAGAGGCAGTTAATTACTGTATCTCATCATCCGTCAAATAG
- a CDS encoding 50S ribosomal protein L18e yields the protein MSESAKNEAPVWKEVAERLAKPRRLQAEVNVSKIEKYAKPNEYVVVPGKVLGSGSITKPVKVAALSFSEKAASKIREAGGVCMKIEELLKENPKGSGVRLMV from the coding sequence CTGAGCGAGTCAGCAAAAAATGAGGCGCCAGTGTGGAAAGAGGTTGCAGAGAGGTTGGCGAAGCCGAGGAGGTTGCAGGCGGAGGTAAACGTATCGAAGATTGAGAAGTATGCAAAGCCCAACGAGTATGTTGTGGTTCCGGGGAAAGTTCTTGGTTCAGGGAGCATCACAAAGCCAGTAAAGGTTGCAGCGCTCAGCTTCTCGGAGAAGGCGGCAAGCAAAATCAGGGAGGCTGGCGGAGTTTGCATGAAAATCGAGGAGCTTTTGAAGGAGAATCCGAAGGGTAGCGGAGTGAGGCTGATGGTCTGA
- the rplM gene encoding 50S ribosomal protein L13 has protein sequence MAVNVSRVIKTLGDDFTVIDASGHILGRLSSKIAKRLLNGERIVVVNAEKAVITGDKYMVFERYKEKYDRGSKEKGPYFPRHPERIFKRTVRGMLPWKSSRGRDAYRRLRVFMGVPEELQGREFEKIEDALLEKVSKTDKYVTLAEVSRYLGFRGV, from the coding sequence ATGGCGGTAAACGTTAGCAGGGTTATCAAGACTCTTGGAGACGACTTCACAGTTATTGATGCTTCAGGCCACATTCTCGGAAGGCTGTCAAGCAAAATTGCAAAGAGACTGCTCAACGGCGAGAGAATCGTTGTTGTTAACGCAGAGAAGGCGGTGATTACGGGGGACAAGTACATGGTCTTCGAGAGGTACAAGGAGAAGTACGACAGGGGAAGCAAGGAGAAGGGGCCTTACTTCCCGAGGCATCCCGAGAGAATATTCAAGAGAACCGTCAGGGGAATGCTCCCATGGAAGAGCTCAAGGGGAAGAGATGCCTACAGAAGGCTCAGAGTTTTCATGGGCGTTCCGGAGGAGCTTCAGGGCAGGGAGTTTGAGAAAATCGAGGACGCACTTCTGGAGAAAGTTTCAAAAACAGACAAGTACGTTACTCTTGCAGAGGTAAGCAGGTATCTCGGTTTCAGAGGTGTCTGA
- a CDS encoding 30S ribosomal protein S9, translated as MKIVVTSGKRKTATARAVIKPGKGRVRINSVPVEIHQPELARMKIMEPLIIAKELAEKVDIEVKTWGGGFMAQAEAARTAIARALLEFSGDEELRKAFLEYDRTLLVNDVRRKLPKIQGGRGARARRQTSYR; from the coding sequence ATGAAGATTGTTGTAACGAGCGGTAAAAGAAAAACGGCAACTGCAAGGGCTGTTATAAAGCCGGGCAAGGGCAGAGTGAGGATAAACAGCGTTCCGGTTGAGATACACCAGCCCGAGCTTGCAAGGATGAAGATAATGGAGCCCCTCATCATCGCCAAGGAGCTTGCAGAGAAGGTTGACATTGAGGTCAAAACTTGGGGAGGGGGGTTCATGGCTCAGGCGGAGGCCGCAAGAACTGCCATTGCCAGAGCGCTCCTTGAGTTCAGCGGAGATGAGGAGCTGAGAAAGGCTTTCTTAGAGTATGACAGAACCCTCCTGGTTAACGACGTGAGGAGGAAGCTTCCAAAGATTCAGGGAGGTAGGGGAGCGAGAGCAAGGAGACAGACATCCTACAGGTGA
- a CDS encoding DNA-directed RNA polymerase subunit N, with protein sequence MDVPRNENSSDFPIRCFSCGAVIGHLYDEYKQKLSEGKSPKEALDELGIERYCCRRMFITHKSVIKELSRFHGAVG encoded by the coding sequence ATGGACGTACCGAGAAACGAGAATTCCAGCGATTTCCCAATTCGCTGTTTTTCTTGCGGGGCGGTTATAGGCCACCTATACGATGAGTACAAGCAGAAGCTCAGCGAGGGCAAGAGTCCAAAAGAGGCTTTGGACGAACTCGGAATCGAGAGGTACTGCTGCAGGAGAATGTTCATAACTCACAAGTCTGTAATTAAGGAGCTATCCCGCTTTCATGGGGCCGTGGGGTAG
- a CDS encoding DNA-directed RNA polymerase subunit K has protein sequence MGIKVKFPFEYTRFEKARIIGARALQIAMGAPVLIETDKTEPLEIALEEFNRGVIPITVRRRRNEFVWLERYDLF, from the coding sequence ATGGGCATTAAAGTAAAGTTCCCGTTCGAATATACGAGATTTGAAAAGGCCAGGATTATTGGAGCGAGAGCATTGCAGATTGCAATGGGAGCTCCTGTCTTAATTGAGACTGATAAAACTGAACCCCTCGAAATAGCCCTTGAAGAGTTCAACAGGGGCGTAATTCCAATTACCGTCAGGAGGAGGAGAAATGAATTTGTATGGCTTGAAAGATACGACCTTTTCTGA